A DNA window from Bombus huntii isolate Logan2020A chromosome 10, iyBomHunt1.1, whole genome shotgun sequence contains the following coding sequences:
- the LOC126870317 gene encoding venom serine protease Bi-VSP-like has translation MDGIENIHNHNIAILRLVEEVPFSRYVYPICTKGPLRKSNFVGYNPLVAGWGALRYRRPRPNALMEVQMPVIKNAECKIAYSKFPNALDITDGIICAEHAQGGEDSCTADRGGPLLIQHELTSYLIGIVSYAYKCGTAGYPSVYTRVTSYLDFILQAMQ, from the exons atggatggaatagaaaacatacacaatcataatattgccattcttagattggtggaggaggtgccattttcga ggtacgtatatcccatttgtacgaaagggcccctacgaaagagcaacttcgtcggctataacccccttgttgctggatggggagcattaagatata gacgaccacgacctaatgcattaatggaagtacaaatgccagtgattaagaacgccgaatgcaaaatagcttattccaaatttcctaatgcacttgatatcactgatggtataatatgcgccgaacatgctcagggtggagaggattcttgtacg gctgaccgcggcggtccgctgctgatacaacatgaattaacctcgtatttaataggtattgtgtcttatgcttataagtgcggcacagctgggtatcccagcgtttacactagggtcacatcgtaccttgacttcattctccaagcgatgcaataa
- the LOC126870559 gene encoding uncharacterized protein LOC126870559 yields the protein MAQAESISTLRRRRGVLARRLATIRRELDEYEASGKANRIFLASCRSSFDELWRRILEVQEELGVVDEGEDARVDSLSQEHRELDMRFRELFEQISATTPSTTTRGETCRKPEPPTVPEVRVPQFDGALENWTYFYDTFTSIVDRNEGLTNVQKFQHLRSSITGRAAQSIQSLELTEANYSIALDTLKDKFNCPLQICMRHWNLMRNYPEIKRETPEALEDLLETISVNLKALEHLKEPVTSNIAMIELIASKLPASSLRKWQRTLPRQKVPSYQHLIDFLKTRANGTQFLSKEKESKGSTHKHRSQRTTIPHGRTLATTSRTVVCPTCNGHHEIRHCKIFKAKSATKRFQIVKKASLCINCLGTGHSPTQCTSAQIKVLNKQAQPIRARALLDTGSSMNFMTDRLANSLGIRQRRCAIQIGALDNLSTTAKRYTTATITSTDGEYKKTLRFLVIPAISILVPSEPIDPSSLGLPRNIHLADPQFHCPAPIDVLLSTGSTFASLCIGQVNLAQPGEPELRLQKTRFGWVIGGSPTSQTAINTFHATTTALQEDLARFWEIDEGPATTHLSESERLCEEHFRNHVRRTKEGRYIVALPFNEKLSSLGSSKATAMSRLASLHRRFQRDKQYETAYSAVIQEYLDLGHMTKINKDHATDHGYYLPHHGVTKESSDTTKLRVVFDGSASSTTGVSLNDALHTGPKLQEDLRNILLRFRSFQYVLTGDIEKMYRQFLLRPEDRPYQKILWRADNGEIETYRLNTVTFGLSAAPYLAIRCLKQLAEDEGPRFPRAAQILRRDFYVDDALTGADTKDEALSIRNDLTRLLKLAGLNIRKWASNDRDLLRGLPEEDTKQKLHLGESSTLKTLGVFWDSADDTILYSVKTNSDTSRITKRSISSVIAQIYDPLGLLAPVIVRAKMILQQVWTLKVDWDESLPSDVHTAWIKYHTQLPLLNAVRFPRKTILESATKIELHGFCDASERAYGACVYVRTTDRKNNIWTRLLTARSKVAPLKSLSIPRLELSGALILTSLISSIQQALTTKISRIVYWTDSTIVLHWIRSSPHTLKTFVANRVAEIQTKTNISDWRHVPTDDNPADLISRGQTPKEFLCPSIWKNGPRWLLQSESYWPVWSPTPVVDLPEQKKTICLRTSVNDNTLLHRYSSWPRLIRIVARCLRWRHKQHRTAHLTTDELTAAHNRLIKILQSQHFAPEIRILQKNRSEDVGGKLQPLNPFLDEDGLLRVGGRLTNSAIPFSQKHPIILPKSPVTELIIEQEHRNNHHTGTQATLYAMRLRYWPIDGRSQVWRTLRRCVRCCRANPPPVEYLMGDLPEARITESRPFTNVGIDYCGPFYIKERRDRNRRKIKTYAAIFVCLATKAVHIELVSDLTTDAFLAALRRFISRRGYCATILTDNGTNFVGANRELQELRTLLQSDDHQDRVQNFLVDRQIQWRFNPPNSPHFGGLWEAAVKSFKRHLIRVVGTELLTFEHLNTLVIEIEAILNSRPLTPISSDPKDPPVLTPGHFLIGDTLTSLRERDVRTVPSGRLSSWQRIHQIKQHFWSRWYREYLNELTRRSKWDKGKHNIHEGTVVILREDNVPSMQWPLGRVIKVHPGADGIIRTATVQTATSILDRGVKRLVPLPIHPDPDEAERPHGAKEVTNDTPDSTARI from the exons ATGGCCCAAGCTGAATCAATCAGCACGTTACGGCGGAGACGAGGCGTCCTAGCCCGTCGACTTGCAACCATAAGGCGCGAACTCGATGAGTACGAAGCGTCTGGGAAGGCAAACAGAATCTTCCTAGCATCTTGCCGCAGCTCGTTCGATGAGCTTTGGAGGAGGATACTCGAGGTTCAAGAAGAGTTAGGTGTGGTAGATGAGGGGGAAGATGCGCGGGTAGATTCGTTATCGCAAGAGCATCGGGAGCTTGACATGCGGTTCCGAGAGCTCTTTGAGCAAATATCAGCAACAACCCCGTCGACTACAACAAGAGGTGAGACGTGCCGGAAACCAGAGCCGCCCACCGTTCCAGAGGTCCGCGTGCCCCAATTCGACGGTGCCCTCGAGAATTGGACCTATTTCTACGACACGTTCACATCCATAGTGGACCGTAACGAAGGTTTGACGAATGTCCAAAAGTTCCAGCATCTACGCTCATCTATAACTGGACGGGCCGCACAGAGTATCCAGTCATTAGAACTCACAGAGGCCAACTATTCCATCGCGCTTGATACACTGAAGGACAAGTTCAATTGCCCCCTCCAAATCTGCATGCGCCATTGGAATCTGATGCGCAATTATCCGGAAATCAAAAGGGAAACTCCAGAGGCCCTAGAGGATTTGTTGGAAACCATCAGCGTAAATCTAAAGGCGCTCGAACATCTAAAGGAGCCCGTCACTTCAAACATAGCGATGATCGAATTGATCGCGTCGAAGTTGCCCGCGTCCAGCCTGCGTAAATGGCAACGCACACTGCCCCGCCAAAAGGTGCCATCCTATCAGCATCTGATAGACTTTCTCAAAACACGGGCGAACGGGACTCAATTCCTCTCTAAAGAGAAGGAATCAAAAGGGTCAACACACAAACACCGCAGTCAGCGAACAACCATACCGCATGGGCGAACCCTTGCTACAACCAGCAGAACGGTGGTGTGTCCGACCTGCAACGGACATCACGAGATCAGACACTGCAAAATATTCAAGGCCAAATCAGCGACCAAACGTTTTCAAATCGTGAAGAAGGCATCGTTGTGCATAAATTGCCTAGGCACAGGACATTCGCCGACACAGTGTACATCGG CACAGATCAAGGTTTTGAACAAACAGGCACAACCAATCCGAGCCCGAGCCTTACTCGACACTGGGTCGAGCATGAACTTCATGACCGACCGGCTCGCGAACTCCCTCGGTATAAGGCAAAGGAGATGTGCGATCCAGATCGGAGCCCTCGACAATTTGAGCACCACGGCAAAACGTTACACCACGGCCACCATCACGTCGACGGACGGCGAGTACAAGAAGACATTGAGATTTCTTGTTATCCCGGCCATATCGATCCTCGTACCAAGCGAGCCCATCGATCCCTCGAGTCTGGGATTACCCAGAAATATTCATCTAGCCGATCCACAATTCCATTGCCCAGCCCCGATCGATGTATTACTTAGTACCGGATCAACATTCGCGTCGCTGTGCATCGGGCAGGTCAATCTGGCACAACCAGGCGAACCTGAACTACGTCTACAAAAAACACGCTTCGGCTGGGTAATCGGGGGGAGTCCCACGTCCCAAACCGCGATAAATACGTTCCACGCAACCACAACGGCTCTGCAAGAGGACCTCGCACGGTTTTGGGAGATCGACGAGGGACCGGCCACTACTCATCTTTCGGAATCGGAACGACTATGTGAAGAACATTTCCGAAACCATGTCCGACGAACCAAGGAAGGCAGATACATCGTTGCATTACCGTTCAACGAAAAGCTTTCCTCACTAGGGTCATCGAAGGCCACTGCAATGAGCAGGCTCGCCTCTCTTCATCGCCGATTCCAACGCGACAAACAATATGAAACCGCGTATAGTGCTGTGAttcaagaatatttagacTTGGGTCACATGACAAAGATCAACAAGGATCACGCCACCGACCACGGATATTATTTACCACATCACGGCGTGACCAAGGAATCGAGCGACACCACCAAGCTACGGGTTGTGTTCGACGGCTCAGCTTCAAGTACCACGGGAGTGTCTCTAAACGACGCCCTTCATACGGGTCCGAAATTACAAGAAGACCTGAGGAACATCCTATTGAGATTCCGGTCATTTCAATATGTCCTTaccggcgacatcgagaagaTGTACCGCCAATTCCTCCTACGTCCAGAAGATCGTCCCTACCAAAAGATTCTGTGGCGTGCCGACAACGGAGAGATCGAAACTTACCGACTCAACACCGTAACGTTCGGTCTATCCGCAGCCCCGTATCTGGCCATCCGATGTCTCAAACAGTTGGCAGAGGACGAGGGACCTCGATTTCCGAGAGCAGCGCAGATCCTACGGCGAGACTTCTATGTCGACGATGCGTTGACCGGAGCCGATACGAAGGACGAAGCCCTATCAATCAGGAATGATCTCACGAGATTACTTAAGCTAGCCGGTCTAAATATCCGCAAATGGGCCTCAAACGATCGGGATCTGCTGAGAGGGCTACCTGAGGAAGACACCAAGCAGAAATTACATCTCGGTGAGTCATCCACGTTAAAAACACTCGGCGTCTTTTGGGATTCAGCCGACGATACCATATTATATTCGGTCAAGACGAACAGTGACACTTCCCGAATCACAAAGCGATCAATCAGCTCAGTCATCGCACAAATATATGATCCACTAGGATTGCTCGCGCCGGTAATCGTTCGAGCAAAGATGATTTTGCAACAAGTCTGGACATTGAAGGTAGATTGGGACGAATCCCTTCCGTCAGACGTACACACAGCATGGATCAAATACCACACCCAATTGCCGTTGTTAAATGCGGTAAGGTTCCCTCGGAAGACCATCCTAGAATCCGCAACGAAAATTGAGCTCCACGGATTCTGTGACGCTAGCGAAAGGGCATATGGGGCGTGCGTCTACGTGCGGACGACTGACCGAAAGAACAATATTTGGACTCGACTCCTCACGGCGCGGTCGAAGGTAGCACCGCTCAAATCGCTCTCCATACCACGTCTCGAATTAAGCGGGGCACTTATTCTGACGTCCTTGATTTCGTCAATACAACAGGCCCTGACGACCAAGATATCGCGAATAGTTTACTGGACTGACTCCACCATCGTACTCCATTGGATCAGGTCTTCGCCGCACACCTTGAAAACATTTGTGGCGAATCGAGTCGCTGAGATACAGACCAAGACCAATATCTCCGACTGGCGTCATGTGCCTACCGACGATAATCCAGCGGATCTCATCTCCCGAGGCCAGACGCCCAAGGAATTCCTATGTCCGTCCATTTGGAAAAACGGGCCAAGGTGGCTCCTGCAAAGCGAAAGCTATTGGCCGGTTTGGAGCCCGACACCGGTAGTCGACCTCCCGGAGCAAAAGAAGACGATCTGTCTGAGGACGAGTGTTAACGACAACACTCTCCTCCATCGCTACTCGTCTTGGCCAAGACTAATAAGAATCGTCGCCCGGTGTCTTCGATGGAGACATAAGCAACACCGAACTGCCCATCTCACCACAGACGAGCTGACCGCAGCGCACAACAGGCtaataaaaatcttacaaTCCCAGCATTTCGCGCCTGAAATTCGGATCCTCCAAAAAAATCGAAGCGAGGACGTTGGAGGGAAACTACAGCCATTAAACCCCTTCCTCGACGAAGATGGGCTACTCCGGGTAGGAGGGCGACTAACCAACTCCGCCATACCCTTCAGCCAAAAACACCCGATCATCCTACCGAAATCCCCGGTGACAGAGCTGATTATCGAGCAAGAGCACCGGAACAATCATCACACAGGGACCCAAGCTACCCTATACGCGATGAGACTGCGCTATTGGCCGATCGACGGCCGTAGCCAGGTATGGCGCACTCTCAGACGGTGCGTCCGCTGCTGCAGAGCCAACCCTCCACCAGTGGAATACTTGATGGGTGATTTGCCAGAGGCGCGTATTACCGAATCGCGGCCGTTCACGAACGTCGGAATCGACTACTGCGGCCCATTCTACATCAAGGAGAGGAGGGACCGCAACCGACGTAAAATCAAGACGTACGCCGCCATATTCGTTTGTCTGGCGACAAAGGCGGTCCACATAGAGTTAGTCAGCGACCTAACCACCGACGCCTTCTTGGCCGCGCTACGCCGTTTCATCTCGCGGCGAGGATACTGCGCAACGATCCTCACCGACAACGGCACCAATTTCGTCGGGGCTAATCGGGAGCTGCAAGAACTCCGGACCCTATTGCAGTCCGACGACCACCAGGATAGGGTACAGAATTTTCTCGTCGACCGACAAATACAATGGCGTTTTAATCCTCCGAACTCACCACATTTTGGCGGCTTATGGGAAGCCGCAGTTAAATCGTTCAAACGCCATCTCATCCGCGTGGTCGGCACGGAGCTCCTGACCTTTGAACACCTCAACACCCTTGTGATCGAAATTGAGGCCATTCTCAATTCACGCCCACTGACTCCCATCTCCTCCGATCCGAAAGATCCCCCTGTCCTCACTCCCGGTCATTTTCTAATCGGTGATACCCTAACCAGTTTACGGGAGCGTGATGTCAGGACAGTTCCATCAGGACGGCTATCCAGTTGGCAGCGCATTCACCAGATTAAGCAGCACTTCTGGAGCCGATGGTATCGAGAATACCTAAACGAGTTAACCCGCCGCAGCAAATGGGACAAGGGCAAACACAACATTCATGAAGGCACCGTAGTAATCCTCAGGGAGGACAACGTGCCCTCTATGCAGTGGCCTTTGGGCCGCGTAATCAAGGTCCATCCAGGAGCCGACGGAATCATCCGGACCGCTACCGTGCAGACGGCAACAAGCATCCTGGACCGCGGCGTCAAAAGACTGGTCCCCTTACCTATCCACCCAGATCCAGACGAGGCCGAACGCCCACACGGAGCGAAGGAGGTCACCAACGACACACCAGACTCCACAGCCAGAATTTGA